GGTATGCGATGCGGTTAATCCGGGGCGGCTCCCTCGATCAGGCTGCGGCGCAGTTCGATACCGTCGGCGATGCCGTGCGCGTGATGCTGCGACTGGTGGATGCGGTGGCGTTTGCGCACGCCCAGGGCGTCGTGCACCGTGATCTCACACCTCGCAATGTGATGCTGGGACCCTTCGGCGAAGTGCTGGTGCTCGACTGGGGCGTGGCGCGCGAGGGCGAGGGAAGCGACGGATCGGGCCTCGTGATCGGCACGCCGGGATACATGGCGCCGGAACAGGCCGCCGGCCTCGGAACTGATCCTCGCAGCGATGTTTTTGGCCTGGGCGCGATCCTGCGCGATCTGCTCGCCCTCCGGCCCGAGTGGGCGACGCCGCGGCTGCAGGCGATTCGCGATCGAGCGATGGCCGCTGCTCCCGACGCGCGCTATGCCGATGCCACGTCGTTCGGTAGCGACCTGCGGCACTTCCAGGATGGCGAGGCGGTCAGCGCGTACCGTGAGGGTGTGCTGGAGCGCGCCGCCCGGGTCATCGTGCGCTATCGCACTCCCATCGTGCTGGTGCTGGCCTATCTGGCGATGCGGATACTGGTGCTCTGGTGGAAGGGACTCTGATCGCGCCTCAAGGGTGCGGCAGTGCCCGGGTAACTGGTGAGAGCGATCCTCATTTCTCTTTCAAGGAGCGGTACCGATGGGCAAACCCCTCTATGGCCTGATCATCGGCGGTGTCCTCGGCGTGCTCGATGGCTTGAGTGCCTTGGTCTCCGCGCCCGAGGTGGCA
The DNA window shown above is from Gemmatimonadota bacterium and carries:
- a CDS encoding serine/threonine-protein kinase, giving the protein MSELSDRAVQRLRDGLAQPELPARYALREIIGRGGMGVVWRAHDGELDRDVAVKILAEHIDGGEFTHRLEREARILARLEHPGIVAVHDAGTLADGRGWYAMRLIRGGSLDQAAAQFDTVGDAVRVMLRLVDAVAFAHAQGVVHRDLTPRNVMLGPFGEVLVLDWGVAREGEGSDGSGLVIGTPGYMAPEQAAGLGTDPRSDVFGLGAILRDLLALRPEWATPRLQAIRDRAMAAAPDARYADATSFGSDLRHFQDGEAVSAYREGVLERAARVIVRYRTPIVLVLAYLAMRILVLWWKGL